The following are encoded in a window of Staphylospora marina genomic DNA:
- a CDS encoding VanZ family protein yields the protein MLIDFEWFYAIPFFLIYIFVTWKHSMSWLYRAIHLTYLSYMIILFKQTFFPVVIRPPEYVMPIGKNNFVPFQSIQEIISHSVPGVALVQIGGNLLMHVPMGFYLSLSWKKIDTLGPKR from the coding sequence GTGTTGATTGATTTCGAATGGTTTTATGCCATCCCTTTTTTCCTGATTTACATATTCGTGACTTGGAAGCATTCCATGTCATGGCTCTATCGGGCGATACACCTGACTTATCTTTCGTATATGATCATCCTCTTCAAACAAACTTTTTTTCCGGTGGTGATTCGACCACCTGAATACGTCATGCCGATTGGAAAGAATAACTTTGTTCCGTTCCAAAGTATTCAGGAGATCATCAGTCATTCGGTTCCCGGGGTGGCTCTCGTTCAGATTGGGGGCAACCTCCTGATGCATGTTCCGATGGGTTTCTATCTCTCCTTGTCATGGAAAAAGATCGATACACTGGGCCCAAAGCGTTGA